In the genome of Microbacterium saperdae, one region contains:
- a CDS encoding DedA family protein, with product MHHAALIPWLDPAMIIGNAGPWALLVVCFIVFAETGLLVGFLLPGDTLLVIAGLLSHPIAGSEHGVFGINVWLVALLIGLSAFIGGEVGYVIGHKGGPAVFERKESGLFSKKNVERTNAFFERFGGITVILARFVPIVRTFAPVAAGVGHMPWRRYTLYNLIGAILWGFGLTMFGYAIGFIPPVAHFVESYIDLILLAAVGGTALVTLWHYLSERHKAKKAAAAGEDVTTDAAEAEELVLDTEVFDRAPDLDGDGKH from the coding sequence ATGCATCACGCCGCTCTCATCCCCTGGCTCGACCCCGCGATGATCATCGGCAACGCCGGCCCGTGGGCACTGCTCGTAGTGTGCTTCATCGTCTTCGCCGAGACGGGTCTGCTGGTCGGGTTCCTGCTGCCCGGTGACACGCTGCTCGTGATCGCCGGCCTGCTGTCGCACCCGATCGCCGGATCGGAGCACGGTGTCTTCGGCATCAATGTCTGGCTCGTGGCGCTGCTGATCGGCCTCTCGGCGTTCATCGGTGGAGAGGTCGGCTACGTCATCGGCCACAAGGGCGGCCCTGCGGTCTTCGAGCGCAAGGAATCCGGGCTCTTCAGCAAGAAGAACGTGGAGCGCACCAACGCGTTCTTCGAGCGCTTCGGCGGCATCACGGTCATCCTGGCCCGCTTCGTGCCGATCGTGCGCACCTTCGCCCCCGTCGCGGCGGGTGTCGGTCACATGCCGTGGCGCCGGTACACGCTCTACAACCTCATCGGTGCGATCCTCTGGGGCTTCGGTCTGACGATGTTCGGCTACGCCATCGGGTTCATCCCTCCGGTCGCCCACTTCGTCGAGAGCTACATCGACCTGATCCTGCTCGCCGCGGTCGGCGGCACCGCGCTGGTCACCCTGTGGCACTACCTGTCCGAGCGCCACAAGGCCAAGAAGGCCGCTGCCGCCGGTGAGGACGTCACCACCGACGCCGCCGAGGCGGAGGAGCTCGTGCTCGACACCGAGGTGTTCGATCGCGCTCCCGACCTCGACGGCGACGGCAAGCACTGA
- a CDS encoding TadE/TadG family type IV pilus assembly protein: protein MSVRRGFGDDRGSSPVEFLLVGTLLTVLTLAVLQLALAVYVRNVVHDSAVEGAYYAALADTSLAEGAERTRIAITRAVGAEYAEEISVRRSDAQGQATIGVRVRTTLPVIGLLGIPYGLEVEAHAPEESLGDE from the coding sequence GTGAGCGTTCGTCGCGGGTTCGGGGACGACCGGGGATCGAGTCCGGTCGAGTTCCTCCTCGTCGGGACGCTGCTCACGGTGCTCACGCTTGCGGTGCTGCAGCTCGCGCTCGCGGTCTACGTGCGCAACGTCGTGCATGACTCCGCCGTCGAGGGCGCGTACTACGCGGCGCTCGCCGACACGAGTCTCGCGGAAGGAGCCGAGCGGACCCGGATCGCGATCACGCGGGCCGTCGGAGCCGAGTATGCCGAGGAGATCAGCGTCCGGCGATCCGATGCGCAGGGTCAGGCGACGATCGGCGTGCGGGTGCGCACGACTCTGCCGGTGATCGGCCTGCTCGGCATTCCCTACGGATTGGAGGTCGAGGCGCATGCGCCGGAGGAGAGCCTGGGCGACGAATGA
- a CDS encoding type II secretion system F family protein, with the protein MNGVTAIANAVLLGGAFGAGVLALLSALPRWRAPSLAVRIAPYIRDVVADEALPRGILPTSGVLPAGGRTLWQRAQSAFERLVGGGDALRQRLAQAGSPMEPSAFRGRQLGWMVASIGLGAVVLIVLVLTDRMTAPVALMPLLAGALAGVAYDMQLSARVASRRARLTEELPTMLEFLSLCLSAGEGFLDSLRRVTTVGSGELTGELRQVVLAVNTGSPLAEALAGMATRLQLPGLTRAVDQVIAALERGAPLAGVLHAQAGDAREDAKRTLIEQAGRKEILMLLPLVFLILPLSVLFAIYPGLFILRLGIS; encoded by the coding sequence ATGAACGGCGTCACGGCGATCGCGAACGCGGTGCTGCTCGGCGGCGCTTTCGGTGCCGGGGTGCTGGCGCTGCTCTCGGCGCTGCCGCGGTGGCGAGCACCGTCGCTCGCCGTGCGCATCGCCCCGTACATCCGTGACGTCGTCGCCGACGAAGCCCTGCCGCGCGGCATCCTCCCCACCTCCGGCGTACTGCCCGCCGGAGGGCGAACCCTCTGGCAACGAGCGCAGAGTGCGTTCGAGCGTCTCGTCGGCGGAGGCGACGCGCTCCGGCAGCGGCTCGCACAGGCTGGATCCCCGATGGAACCTTCCGCTTTCCGCGGTCGGCAGCTCGGGTGGATGGTCGCGAGCATCGGGCTGGGCGCAGTCGTTCTGATAGTCCTGGTCCTCACCGACCGGATGACGGCCCCGGTCGCGCTGATGCCGCTGCTGGCCGGAGCGCTCGCCGGGGTCGCGTACGACATGCAGCTCTCCGCGCGCGTCGCCTCGCGCCGTGCGCGGCTGACGGAAGAGCTGCCGACCATGCTGGAGTTCCTCTCGCTCTGTCTTTCCGCCGGCGAGGGCTTCCTCGACTCGCTGCGGCGGGTGACGACGGTCGGCTCGGGGGAGCTGACCGGGGAACTGCGCCAGGTGGTGCTCGCGGTGAACACCGGCTCGCCGCTCGCGGAAGCGCTCGCCGGGATGGCTACGCGGCTGCAGCTTCCGGGACTCACGCGAGCCGTCGACCAGGTGATCGCCGCTCTCGAACGCGGAGCGCCACTGGCCGGGGTGCTGCACGCCCAGGCCGGAGACGCGCGCGAGGACGCGAAACGGACACTCATCGAGCAGGCGGGGCGCAAGGAGATCCTGATGCTCCTCCCTCTCGTGTTCCTCATCCTGCCGCTGTCCGTCCTCTTCGCGATCTACCCCGGCCTGTTCATCCTGCGGCTCGGCATCAGCTGA
- a CDS encoding type II secretion system F family protein, with amino-acid sequence MTLLLGALLAAGVLLSISPWMWPPREKAESTARRGRLMRLQEEAGLGALGQRTVVSAIVAAAMIAASVVWLLTAIPVLALLAGIAGALAPVLFLRARRVRLLRLRRQLWPDVCDLLVASIRVGLSLPDAVAGLGSSAPVMLRPAFAVFARDLQATGRFEASLDRLKVALADPIGDRIVETLRMARQVGGTELTNVLRALSASVRADAALRGEVEARQSWIRGAAVLGAVAPWVILGLLVMRPEGASAYGTAEGVLVICVGAVVSVVAFRIMIRIGRLAEPRRWFG; translated from the coding sequence GTGACGTTGCTGCTCGGCGCGCTGCTCGCTGCCGGTGTGCTGCTGAGCATCTCGCCCTGGATGTGGCCGCCGAGAGAGAAGGCGGAATCCACCGCACGCCGTGGTCGGCTCATGCGCCTGCAGGAGGAGGCAGGACTCGGGGCTCTCGGACAGCGCACCGTGGTGAGCGCGATCGTGGCGGCGGCGATGATCGCGGCGTCCGTGGTCTGGTTGCTCACGGCCATACCGGTCCTCGCGCTCCTGGCCGGCATCGCAGGCGCCCTGGCGCCGGTGCTGTTCCTTCGGGCTCGTCGCGTTCGCCTGCTGCGGCTTCGACGGCAGCTCTGGCCAGACGTCTGCGATCTGCTCGTCGCCTCGATCCGCGTGGGTCTGTCGCTACCCGATGCGGTGGCCGGGCTCGGCAGTTCCGCACCCGTGATGCTGCGCCCCGCCTTCGCCGTCTTCGCCCGCGACCTGCAGGCGACGGGGCGCTTCGAGGCGAGTCTGGATCGGCTGAAGGTCGCTCTCGCGGATCCGATCGGTGACCGCATCGTCGAAACGCTGCGGATGGCGCGGCAGGTCGGAGGGACAGAGCTCACCAACGTGCTGCGGGCGCTGTCCGCGTCGGTGCGTGCGGATGCAGCTCTGCGCGGTGAGGTGGAAGCGCGCCAGTCGTGGATCCGTGGCGCCGCAGTACTGGGGGCGGTGGCGCCGTGGGTCATCCTGGGGCTGCTCGTGATGCGGCCAGAAGGTGCGTCCGCTTACGGCACGGCGGAAGGGGTGCTCGTGATCTGCGTCGGGGCCGTGGTCTCAGTGGTCGCCTTCCGCATCATGATCCGCATCGGCCGTCTGGCGGAGCCGCGGAGGTGGTTCGGATGA
- a CDS encoding TadE family protein encodes MRRRRAWATNDDGSAALEFITVGVILLVPLVYLVILLGVIQEQTLGAEAAARHTARVIALASDADAVLDGIADEYGLDQDALQVSVTCVPAGVDCPSSGATVTVTIGARVTLPFVPAVFGLERALSIPVEASAVQKVSRLWGAQ; translated from the coding sequence ATGCGCCGGAGGAGAGCCTGGGCGACGAATGACGACGGGTCCGCAGCACTGGAGTTCATTACCGTCGGCGTGATCCTGCTGGTGCCGCTCGTCTATCTGGTGATCCTGCTCGGCGTGATCCAGGAACAGACCCTCGGCGCGGAGGCCGCCGCACGCCACACCGCTCGGGTGATCGCGCTGGCCTCGGATGCCGATGCGGTGCTGGACGGGATCGCGGATGAGTACGGACTCGATCAAGACGCCCTCCAGGTCTCGGTGACGTGTGTGCCCGCGGGCGTGGACTGTCCGTCGTCCGGGGCGACGGTGACCGTGACGATCGGCGCCCGAGTCACGCTCCCGTTCGTTCCCGCGGTGTTCGGACTCGAGCGTGCGCTGTCGATTCCCGTCGAGGCATCGGCGGTGCAGAAGGTGTCGCGGCTCTGGGGTGCGCAATGA
- the ku gene encoding non-homologous end joining protein Ku, which produces MRTIWKGALTFGLVNVPVKVYSATEDHDVSLHQVHEKDGGRIRYQRTCEVCGETVAFADIDKAYVDEGQTVVLTKDDLAALPAEKSREIDVVEFVPSDQVDLLTLDKPYYLEPDSKSPKAYVLLRKTLEQTDRTAIVRFTLRQKTRLAALRVRGKVLVLQTLLWADEVREAEFPALDEDVRISKKELELSASLVESYSSDFDAEEFVDEYQKELRTLIEAKIEAGDTFDVSDTFGEKDADAKSGEVIDLMEALRASVAKSKEQRAKNAG; this is translated from the coding sequence ATGAGGACGATCTGGAAGGGCGCGCTGACATTCGGGCTCGTCAACGTGCCGGTGAAGGTGTACTCCGCCACCGAGGACCACGACGTGTCGCTGCATCAGGTGCACGAGAAGGATGGCGGACGCATCCGTTATCAGCGCACCTGCGAGGTGTGCGGGGAGACCGTGGCGTTCGCCGACATCGACAAGGCGTATGTCGACGAAGGGCAGACCGTCGTGCTCACCAAGGATGACCTCGCCGCCCTGCCGGCGGAGAAGAGCCGAGAGATCGACGTGGTCGAGTTCGTCCCCTCGGATCAGGTCGATCTGCTCACGCTCGACAAGCCGTACTACCTCGAGCCCGACTCGAAGTCGCCCAAGGCGTACGTGCTGCTGCGCAAGACGCTCGAACAGACCGACCGCACCGCGATCGTCCGGTTCACGCTGCGGCAGAAGACGCGCCTGGCGGCACTCCGCGTGCGCGGCAAGGTGCTCGTGCTGCAGACCCTCCTTTGGGCGGACGAGGTGCGTGAGGCGGAGTTCCCGGCGTTGGATGAGGACGTCCGGATCTCGAAGAAGGAACTGGAGCTGTCGGCATCCCTCGTGGAGAGCTACTCGTCGGACTTCGACGCCGAGGAGTTCGTCGACGAGTACCAGAAGGAGCTGCGTACGCTCATCGAGGCCAAGATCGAGGCGGGCGACACCTTCGACGTGTCCGACACCTTCGGCGAGAAGGACGCGGACGCCAAGAGCGGTGAGGTCATCGACCTGATGGAAGCGCTGCGTGCGAGCGTGGCGAAGTCGAAGGAGCAGCGGGCGAAGAACGCGGGCTGA
- the ligD gene encoding non-homologous end-joining DNA ligase: MATDGQIVQIDGRRLRVTNLDKVVYPETGTTKGEIIAYYSAIAPQLLPLLAGRPVTRKRWVEGVGTTDAPADAFFTKQLERGAPEWIPRREIQHSDGAKEYPLVQDVPTLVWLAQVAAIELHVPQWRFAPDGLPGRPDRLVLDLDPGPGVDLAQCAAVARIARGILTGMGLDPLPVTSGSKGIHLYAALPGEQTSDEISAVVKELARLIEGEHPDLATATMAKAVRGGRVFLDWSQNNGKKTTISPYSLRGRAQPWVAAPRTWEELDDPDLTQLDLDTVLARAEAGIDPLAGLRGDAPVVVPPAAPRHPHRYARASAAPASDAQAATLAPMLAENGTPALARSLSDPSWVEVKWDGIRAVGTWSNGRMLLHARSGIDITARYPELTADGAPFLPVSDAIVDGEIVAFDAQGRPSFSLLQNRMHLTRPREIEREVVRTPIVYVLFDLLRLDGHDLTDMPLRQRRTLLHDLAEGLDAPVQIPPVFDDVDAALAASREFGLEGVVAKDPSSRYRPGQRSPSWLKLKHTLMQEAVIVGIRPGKGDRESTLGSLLLAVPDTAGGPLRYVGRVGTGFTERTLRDLLARLEPLRVDTAPLGGVPALDASDALWVRPELVGEVEFANWTPDGVLRHARWRGLRPDKTPGDVVRES; encoded by the coding sequence ATGGCGACGGACGGGCAGATCGTGCAGATCGACGGCCGCCGTCTGCGCGTCACCAACCTCGACAAGGTCGTCTACCCCGAGACGGGCACGACCAAGGGCGAGATCATCGCCTACTACTCGGCGATCGCCCCGCAGCTCCTCCCCCTGCTCGCCGGACGTCCCGTCACACGCAAGCGCTGGGTGGAGGGTGTGGGCACGACGGATGCCCCTGCCGACGCCTTCTTCACGAAACAGCTCGAACGCGGTGCTCCGGAGTGGATCCCCCGGCGGGAGATCCAGCACTCCGACGGCGCGAAGGAGTACCCGCTCGTACAGGATGTGCCGACCCTGGTGTGGCTGGCGCAGGTGGCCGCGATCGAGCTGCACGTGCCGCAGTGGAGGTTCGCCCCGGATGGGCTTCCCGGCAGGCCCGACCGGCTCGTGCTCGACCTCGATCCCGGCCCTGGCGTCGATCTGGCGCAGTGCGCCGCGGTCGCCCGGATCGCCCGCGGCATCCTCACCGGCATGGGGCTCGACCCGTTGCCGGTGACGAGCGGCTCCAAGGGCATCCATCTCTACGCCGCGCTGCCCGGGGAGCAGACCAGTGACGAGATCTCGGCCGTGGTGAAGGAGCTCGCCCGCCTCATCGAGGGCGAGCATCCCGACCTCGCGACCGCCACGATGGCGAAGGCGGTGCGCGGCGGCCGGGTGTTCCTGGACTGGAGCCAGAACAACGGCAAGAAGACCACCATCTCGCCGTACTCGCTGCGGGGCCGGGCGCAGCCCTGGGTCGCTGCTCCCCGCACGTGGGAGGAACTCGACGATCCCGACCTCACCCAGCTCGATCTCGACACGGTGCTCGCCCGCGCCGAAGCCGGCATCGATCCGCTGGCCGGCCTGCGCGGAGACGCCCCGGTCGTCGTGCCTCCTGCGGCTCCCCGCCACCCCCACCGCTACGCGCGGGCCTCCGCAGCCCCGGCGTCCGATGCGCAGGCGGCCACGCTGGCCCCGATGCTCGCCGAGAACGGCACCCCGGCGCTCGCCCGCAGCCTGAGCGACCCCTCCTGGGTCGAGGTGAAGTGGGACGGCATCCGGGCCGTGGGCACCTGGTCGAACGGGCGGATGCTGCTGCATGCCCGCAGCGGCATCGACATCACCGCGCGGTATCCCGAGCTCACTGCCGACGGCGCCCCGTTCCTGCCCGTCTCGGATGCGATCGTCGACGGCGAGATCGTCGCCTTCGACGCCCAGGGACGACCGAGCTTCTCGCTCCTGCAGAACCGGATGCACTTGACGAGGCCTCGCGAGATCGAGCGAGAGGTCGTGCGCACACCGATCGTGTATGTGCTCTTCGATCTGCTGCGCCTCGACGGCCACGACCTCACAGACATGCCTCTCCGGCAGCGGCGCACACTGCTGCATGACCTGGCCGAAGGACTCGACGCCCCGGTGCAGATCCCTCCGGTGTTCGACGATGTCGACGCCGCCCTCGCCGCCAGCAGGGAGTTCGGCCTCGAAGGGGTCGTGGCCAAGGATCCGTCGTCGCGCTACCGTCCGGGGCAGCGCTCCCCCTCGTGGCTCAAGCTCAAGCACACGCTCATGCAGGAGGCGGTGATCGTCGGCATCCGCCCAGGGAAGGGCGACCGCGAGAGCACGCTCGGCTCTCTCCTGCTGGCGGTCCCCGACACGGCGGGAGGGCCCCTGCGCTATGTCGGACGAGTGGGCACCGGCTTCACCGAGCGCACGCTGCGGGACCTGCTGGCACGCCTGGAGCCGCTGCGCGTCGACACGGCTCCGCTCGGCGGGGTTCCCGCGCTCGACGCCTCGGACGCGCTCTGGGTACGTCCGGAGCTGGTCGGCGAGGTCGAGTTCGCGAACTGGACTCCCGACGGCGTGCTGCGCCATGCGCGCTGGCGGGGCCTCCGTCCGGACAAGACACCCGGAGACGTGGTGCGCGAATCCTGA
- a CDS encoding CpaF family protein, which produces MNHPSAVVAERVRLRLRAESSDPSIDPESLRRVAVAEVRRHNDVALSRGEQLIDDEAACVRDVLAAVSGFGVLQPLLDDPEIEEIWLNGPTHVHVARGGVAERIDLRLTDATMRDLVERMLQSTGRRVDISQPFVDASLPDGSRLHVAIADVVRGSWAVNIRKFLPKYRSLAALTAQGAMPETVATLLRTAMRDGVSVIVSGATHAGKTTLLGALLDSCADRQRIITVEETFELAVTGPDVVALQGRQASLEGTGEITLRRLVKEALRMRPDRLVVGEVRDAEALDLVLALNTGVPGAGTVHANSATGALEKLAILPLLAGRNIDRAFVAPALAAAVGLVVHCERDAVGHRRVQEVIAPTGEVSDGRILTRSIYSAGARVSALRRSEVMS; this is translated from the coding sequence GTGAATCACCCCTCTGCCGTCGTCGCCGAGCGCGTGCGACTGCGGTTGCGTGCGGAGAGCAGCGACCCGTCGATCGATCCCGAGTCCCTGCGTCGCGTCGCGGTGGCGGAGGTGCGCCGACACAACGATGTGGCGCTGTCGCGCGGCGAGCAGCTGATCGACGACGAGGCGGCGTGCGTGCGCGATGTGCTGGCGGCGGTCAGCGGCTTCGGCGTGCTGCAGCCGCTGTTGGACGATCCCGAGATCGAGGAGATCTGGCTGAACGGTCCGACGCACGTGCACGTTGCTCGCGGTGGGGTCGCGGAGCGGATCGACCTGCGCCTGACGGATGCGACGATGCGCGACCTCGTGGAGCGGATGCTGCAGTCCACCGGGCGCCGTGTCGACATCAGCCAGCCGTTCGTGGATGCCTCGCTGCCCGACGGATCGCGCCTGCACGTGGCGATCGCCGATGTCGTGCGGGGGTCGTGGGCCGTCAACATCAGGAAGTTCCTCCCGAAGTACCGGTCACTCGCCGCGCTCACGGCGCAGGGGGCCATGCCCGAGACGGTCGCGACGCTGCTGCGCACGGCGATGCGCGACGGGGTGAGCGTGATCGTGTCCGGGGCGACCCATGCCGGGAAGACGACGCTGCTCGGTGCGCTCCTGGATTCGTGCGCTGATCGGCAGCGCATCATCACGGTCGAGGAGACCTTCGAACTCGCGGTCACGGGGCCCGACGTGGTCGCGCTGCAGGGGCGGCAGGCGAGTCTGGAGGGGACGGGCGAGATCACCCTGCGCCGGTTGGTGAAGGAGGCTCTGCGTATGCGGCCGGATCGACTGGTGGTCGGTGAGGTGCGCGATGCGGAAGCCCTCGACCTGGTTCTCGCGCTCAACACGGGCGTGCCGGGTGCGGGTACCGTCCACGCGAACTCCGCGACCGGGGCGCTCGAGAAGCTGGCGATCCTGCCGCTGTTGGCCGGCCGCAACATCGACCGCGCGTTCGTCGCCCCGGCACTCGCCGCGGCGGTCGGGCTGGTGGTGCATTGCGAGCGTGATGCGGTGGGGCATCGCCGTGTGCAGGAGGTGATCGCACCGACCGGCGAGGTCAGCGACGGTCGCATCCTCACGCGGTCGATCTACTCGGCCGGCGCACGCGTCTCGGCGCTGCGACGGTCCGAGGTCATGTCGTGA
- a CDS encoding pilus assembly protein TadG-related protein, with product MTRGEEGSVLLLTLGYVLLALALLFVCVCATDLYIAQKRLDALADAAALAGADGFTLVVEGESVRAQLTATGVRDQALALIAVMPGDATLVAADTPDGVSARVTMAAAWHPPLFAPFVPDGVPLEATATSRTALR from the coding sequence GTGACCAGGGGCGAAGAAGGCAGCGTCCTGCTGCTCACGCTCGGCTACGTGCTGCTCGCTCTCGCACTGTTGTTCGTGTGCGTCTGCGCGACCGACCTCTACATCGCGCAGAAGAGGCTGGACGCCCTCGCCGATGCGGCCGCGCTCGCCGGAGCCGACGGTTTCACGCTCGTGGTCGAGGGGGAGAGCGTGCGAGCACAACTGACCGCCACCGGAGTGCGCGACCAGGCACTGGCGCTGATCGCCGTGATGCCCGGTGATGCGACTCTCGTCGCCGCGGACACCCCGGATGGCGTCTCCGCCCGAGTGACGATGGCCGCGGCGTGGCATCCGCCGCTGTTCGCGCCGTTCGTCCCGGACGGGGTGCCGCTGGAGGCCACGGCGACGAGTCGCACGGCCCTGCGATGA